A genomic region of Fusarium falciforme chromosome 4, complete sequence contains the following coding sequences:
- a CDS encoding UDENN domain-containing protein has product MPPSLSTHPSFTRPRTSDRDGRPSTRDQGADQNLLIPSRTSSLHSRITQPIPSTLNMKPQQRTPKTLTHAYMVCGVGREPSQWVKAPAPAQGKIGHMKGAVGQFWLPEILGSSPRLEQDNEIARALHAAMRACFPHDVEICTGRSQPHCVHHAFVLQQDSSHTLYGICLRVWSRADEKRAETIRDLRKRTESDYYDNPDETYWIPYCLSFLSRYPLYNLLGDYLRGMWIHWNKATNLFHAEEVSRILSFPAPRLNDLVRIDMKDYALCYQFPSSPTGFQNFAMWPLFNCLSIPNIVGVIEAAISPTRRIIFVSHYPAMLTMAAETVRYCVRVYEWSGLYVPVVHARHAKELVQEPGPYILGITVECRSLFTAPTDALVVDLDRNFVLTSSPPTALTPGQRNKFVTRLTQALNGDVTPSGVPQHLRSAYGGGKLVPAGQIIVMRGEVESIQDPEWWNQDAVMAVMDHVCEKLGRNTGLKAVFGGSVKKPLMTKVSMRHLNEIVRERNQYSRDALEAWQDFINLKGRMDTELNKVTKRNNYLVEELESWKQQFLKFQAFAEQLTKETQDLKVKIENHKRENRRLAGLIDQQKDDNARLSVRLTGTEKQRDDALEALVLQQEIAEELERERKRNKKELSQLQHTNVTILRQRDEARRVVLHLRSLIGGQSHHMEHLIQSLTKPDDLAQEIEEGYDEAEDEEGEPNRLSVSPAPRSKRYSASSFSDVADRHLKDKTDAIAHIVRNIAEQCQAAVEGLQLAHDAELGSSSRRNSSLSTTQSDDGHSAATSETGDDSLLQPSGRASSIPPTPDLIPNRSSTAMSFASTATTPERASQQYNLRDEIPTKIVEDDEEDFEESRSNTGSVTHETGVVSKHPESLMHRPSGARISALGGTR; this is encoded by the exons ATGCCTCCCTCCCTGAGCACCCATCCCTCCTTTACCCGGCCTCGGACTAGCGACCGCGATGGCAGGCCCAGCACCCGCGACCAGGGCGCTGATCAGAACCTCCTGATTCCCAGCCGGACATCCTCGCTGCACTCGCGCATTACGCAGCCTATTCCCTCCACTCTCAACATGAAGCCCCAGCAGCGCACTCCCAAGACTCTCACTCATGCCTACATGGTCTGCGGTGTTGGTCGCGAGCCCTCTCAATGGGTCAAGGCTCCCGCGCCCGCACAGGGCAAGATCGGCCACATGAAGGGTGCTGTCGGCCAGTTCTGGCTACCAGAGATTTTGGGTAGCAGCCCGCGCCTTGAGCAGGATAATGAAATTGCGCGTGCTCTGCATGCCGCTATGAGG GCCTGCTTCCCTCACGATGTCGAGATTTGCACAGGCCGAAGCCAGCCTCACTGCGTTCATCACGCCTTCGTTCTTCAGCAAGATTCTTCTCACACACTCTACGGAATCTGCCTCCGAGTGTGGTCGCGAGCCGATGAGAAGAGAGCCGAGACCATCCGCGACCTTCGCAAGCGGACCGAGAGCGACTACTACGACAACCCTGATGAGACCTACTGGATCCCGTACTGCTTGTCTTTCCTGTCGCGCTATCCTCTCTACAACCTCCTTGGAGACTATCTTCGAGGCATGTGGATTCACTGGAATAAGGCCACCAATCTGTTCCATGCCGAGGAGGTCTCGCGCATCCTGAGCTTCCCAGCTCCGCGCCTCAACGATCTTGTGCGCATCGACATGAAGGATTATGCTCTCTGCTACCAgttcccttcttctcccacaGGGTTCCAGAACTTCGCCATGTGGCCCCTGTTCAACTGTCTGTCGATTCCCAACATTGTGGGTGTCATTGAGGCTGCTATCTCTCCCACTCGCCGAATCATCTTCGTCAGCCACTACCCTGCCATGCTCACAATGGCCGCCGAGACTGTTCGATACTGCGTCCGAGTTTACGAGTGGAGCGGTCTCTACGTTCCCGTTGTCCACGCCCGTCATGCCAAGGAGCTTGTTCAGGAGCCTGGTCCCTACATCCTTGGTATCACTGTTGAGTGCCGCTCTCTCTTCACGGCACCCACCGATGCCCTGGTTGTTGACCTTGATCGCAACTTTGTTCTGACTTCTAGCCCACCTACTGCTCTGACTCCCGGTCAGCGCAACAAGTTCGTCACCCGACTCACACAGGCTCTGAACGGCGACGTCACTCCTTCCGGTGTTCCTCAGCACCTTCGATCCGCCTATGGTGGCGGCAAGCTTGTCCCTGCTGGCCAGATCATCGTCATGCGCGGCGAGGTCGAGTCCATCCAGGACCCTGAGTGGTGGAACCAGGATGCGGTCATGGCTGTCATGGACCATGTCTGCGAGAAGCTTGGTCGCAACACTGGCCTTAAGGCCGTGTTTGGTGGCTCCGTTAAGAAGCCCCTCATGACCAAGGTTTCGATGCGCCATCTCAACGAGATTGTCCGTGAGAGGAACCAGTACTCCCGAGATGCTCTCGAGGCCTGGCAGGACTTTATCAACCTCAAGGGTCGCATGGACACTGAGCTCAACAAGGTCACTAAGCGCAACAACTACCTggtggaggagcttgagagcTGGAAGCAGCAGTTCCTCAAGTTCCAGGCCTTTGCTGAGCAGCTCACCAAGGAGACCCAGGatctcaaggtcaagattgAGAACCACAAGAGGGAGAACCGCCGTCTTGCCGGCCTCATTGACCAGCAGAAGGACGACAATGCCCGCCTGTCTGTCCGTCTTACTGGTACTGAGAAGCAGCGTGACGATGCTCTCGAGGCCCTTGTCCTCCAGCAAGAGATtgctgaggagcttgagcgTGAGCGCAAGCGAAACAAGAAGGAGCTGTCTCAGCTCCAGCACACCAACGTCACCATCCTCCGACAGCGCGATGAGGCTCGTCGGGTTGTCCTGCACCTCCGCAGTCTCATTGGTGGTCAGAGCCACCACATGGAGCATCTCATCCAGTCTCTCACCAAGCCGGATGACCTGGCTCAGGAGATTGAGGAGGGCTATGACGAggctgaagatgaggagggcgAGCCCAACCGCCTGTCTGTTAGCCCCGCCCCTCGATCCAAGCGATACTCTGCCTCCAGCTTCTCTGACGTGGCAGACCGTcacctcaaggacaagactgACGCCATCGCGCACATTGTGCGCAACATTGCCGAGCAGTGCCAAGCTGCTGTTGAGGGTCTCCAGTTAGCACACGACGCGGAGTTAGGGAGTAGTAGTAGAAGGAATTCTAGCCTCTCTACCACCCAGAGCGATGACGGCCACTCCGCCGCCACGTCCGAAACAGGGGATGACTCCCTTCTCCAGCCGTCGGGAAGGGCGTCCAGTATCCCTCCCACCCCGGATCTCATTCCCAACCGGAGCAGCACAGCCATGTCCTTTGCCTCTACGGCTACGACTCCGGAGCGAGCGTCCCAACAGTATAACCTTCGGGACGAAATCCCCACCAAGAttgttgaggatgacgaagaggaCTTCGAAGAAAGCCGAAGCAACACGGGAAGCGTCACCCACGAGACAGGAGTCGTCTCCAAGCACCCCGAGTCCCTGATGCACAGGCCCTCGGGGGCCAGGATCAGCGCTCTTGGTGGCACGCGCTAG
- a CDS encoding HIT-type domain-containing protein, translating to MADPLLTSLCAICHVSTPKYKCPRCSIRTCSLACIKKHKAWSECTGERDATAYIPPSKLRTPAGVDHDYNFLHGIERSVERAEKLLVEERSLVQEEELRPLTVQEVKWKPGRDGRKRKVLVTRVLREAKGRVFERFLAQRLKKLNINIMCAPMGMARQKENHTTLNRRTGRINWQVEWMTFEGVEDEEPKKTRILSKVMDDVPLFQAYHTALEEQQKANGPLVKRPLRAGQDGQSQDPSRATWSPGSFALQDPFTSSWSTHHDTDPVMWPSEELQAQKQRFQYFLAKPRSRSDQPNVWTKLEVEGCLRDILSNTRVLEFPTICVLKEDQPLPTGFVLGPKDTIPPPGGNKRKNPPGKKGPNKPNKKRRQGGKEVEEGEVRSDDEMDGIDESGSRGIALEAGDVIAEQSLGEEDDEDDDDDTSSSGSDSDD from the coding sequence ATGGCTGATCCTTTGTTGACCTCTTTGTGCGCCATTTGCCACGTTTCAACTCCGAAATACAAATGCCCACGATGCAGCATCCGAACGTGCTCTCTCGCATGcatcaagaagcacaaggCGTGGTCAGAATGCACAGGCGAACGCGACGCAACAGCCTACATCCCTCCTTCGAAGCTCCGCACACCCGCCGGTGTCGACCACGATTACAACTTTCTGCACGGTATCGAACGGTCCGTCGAACGCGCTGAGAAGCTCCTTGTCGAAGAGCGCTCTCTGGttcaagaggaggaactgCGACCGTTGACGGTCCAGGAGGTCAAGTGGAAGCCGGGTCGAGATGGGCGCAAGCGCAAGGTGCTCGTGACACGAGTCCTGCGCGAAGCCAAGGGGCGTGTTTTTGAGCGATTCCTGGCGcagaggttgaagaagctgaacaTCAACATTATGTGCGCTCCAATGGGGATGGCGAGGCAGAAGGAGAACCATACGACACTCAATCGACGGACTGGCCGCATCAATTGGCAGGTCGAGTGGATGACATTTGAGGGCGTTGAAGACGAAGAACCGAAGAAGACGCGCATTCTTTCCAAAGTGATGGATGATGTGCCGCTATTCCAGGCATACCACACGGCGTtagaggagcagcagaaagCGAATGGCCCGCTGGTAAAGAGGCCATTGCGAGCGGGCCAGGATGGGCAATCGCAGGACCCCTCCCGTGCGACATGGTCTCCAGGGTCATTCGCGCTGCAAGACCCTTTTACGAGCTCATGGTCAACCCATCACGACACTGATCCCGTTATGTGGCCATCGGAAGAACTCCAGGCTCAAAAACAGCGATTCCAATACTTCCTTGCCAAGCCACGATCACGGTCAGACCAGCCTAATGTCTGGACAAAGCTCGAGGTAGAAGGATGCCTTCGCGATATCCTCAGCAACACGCGCGTACTCGAGTTTCCAACTATCTGCGTGCTCAAAGAGGACCAGCCTCTACCCACAGGCTTCGTGCTGGGTCCCAAAGACACGATACCACCACCAGGAGGCAACAAGAGGAAGAACCCCCCTGGGAAGAAGGGGCCTAATAAACCGAACAAGAAGAGGAGACAGGGTGGgaaggaggtggaggaaggAGAGGTCAGAAGCGACGATGAGATGGACGGAATTGATGAGTCAGGATCTAGAGGAATTGCACTCGAGGCAGGCGACGTAATTGCGGAGCAGAGCTTGggtgaagaggatgatgaggacgacgatgatgatacGAGTAGCTCGGGGAGCGACAGCGATGATTAA